CTTTGTCTGTCATTTCAGTTTGGTGACCAAGCCatctcagaaaaaaataaagaaaaaataacttCAGCTCATCACTGTGAAGAACTCATTGTAATCCCAGCCAACCCATTAGAGGACCACAACGTCAAATGTCATGCTGGTTTGGACTTTATAATACAATATTTCAGCTAGTGTGATAAACCCCTGAATGCAGTTGTACTGTACCAACACAACCAACACCAAAGTACAATGACCTCATATTTAACGAAagctcaagttaaaattgattcCTTAATTCACCGCTCATTTAAAACACGTCAAGTTATTTTCCTTCcgttgaacataataaaataatgactgaatcTCCTCCCGTCGAAACTAGCGAACCTTCCTCTGAAAAAAAGCTTGCCGTTGTTGACGCTTCCATTTTCCCGATCTGTCTTTGAGTGTGCCGCTCTGCTGCCGGCTGCCGACCAATCGGTGATGGTAAATGATACCTCATGCCAAACTTAGACCAATCACTGTTCCATTCACGCCCTCCTCCACTTCCCTTTTGTTCTCTGTGTTGTGTGCCTTTGTGTGATTAAGGTGCTACTGGCGAATGTAACGCAAGTAACTAGCTCGGGgaaactgtaataatattaccattttcagacgggtaatgcgttacactactagttactgaaaaaagtaatattattacagtaacgcgttactttgtaacgcgttacacccaacactgcttattACAGTGGCGCACTGAGACATTAAATCAAGCTTGGAATTTTAAAATTCAGGCCACATTTGCGGCTGCCACCACCCTGTTCATGTAATCGACCGGATTTGCTAATCTTGTAGGCTAAtattttaaaggagacatattaTACCTCTTTTTAAACAAGGTAGAGTAGGTCTATGGGCTATACAAAACATGTTCAtatagttttttgcacaaaatcaatCTCGCATAAAGAGATCTCTGCAGCTCTATTCTTGCCAGTTCCAGTCCCTTTCAGAATGAGCCATATAAGGGCTCTGTCACTTTTATGCAAATAAGCTATTGCTGGCCACGCCCCACCTGAGCGACAGAGCTAGGCTTTCTGTTTTCTCAGTTGACCGTCTTAGTCATGTCCTGCAACATTGAGGCTACATAAATAAATGCTAGTTTTTTTTCTAACTTGGATGCTCGATTTCTGAGGCATTTACTTTGCTTGTATATAAATTTGTAGGCCTACTTTCCTTGAACGATGATTGTTGAACGATGCCAGAAATTAATATAGGCGCAAGTTTCCTGACACCAAAATCGTTCAACTGACTCACAGAAAATGAATGGATGTTTTTTGTTTGCTCTTGGAATGTTATTAGGAGCAGTAGCTACACAAATGGAGGTACAAAAGGATGCAAAAAGTGAAATTTGcataaaatgtcccctttaaattgatGTAACAGGTAGACTACAAGATGAATGATTTATTCTGCAACTGTGTTTTTCTGGGAGGAAATTTATGCAGATATATAAAACAtagcacagaccaacaatactgagaaattatatatttattatacattatatatttctaAAGGTGAACCCTCAAGAACTCACTAGGAATACACTATGTATTAAGACAAATACACAGTTGtcttacactttttaaaagggatGCGACACAgttcaaatgttgaaatatttatatatgtgtcaggatcctgccagatccttgtttATATTTAGATCTAGTTCAGCATGGCAgagttctgacagtacaatgtttcatgtgggagatgcgtggttttagtattggtttattctgaccacgcatttcctgGGTCTCTTCACTTTTTCCCCAATCCCTTACTTGTGATTCTTTTCAGGTGTGTGTGAtttagttttccctatttaaagtccttgtgttGGTGTCTTGTACGGGTTCGTTTTGTCCTGTTCCGTGAGTACTTTGTTATAAAGAAAATCTAGTCCAGTTTATGTTTGATCATCGTGAAGTTTTGTGTAGTTTAGTGTATTTTGTGTTTACTCTGTtttgtttgccccctcgtgggttttgttttcctgtttttgCCCTGTTTCAtcaataaactgtattgtctATTAGTAATGGGCAGTCTggctctttcggctcaagctccggctctacattttagtgatggcagtccggctcttttcatagattcggctcttctggctcagctcccttagaagagccggctcttaCGGTCCCACCCCTgcctgcgtctgaagattcggctctgctcgttcgctacaaagaatcagctcttagagccggctcgttcgcgaacgacccatcactattGTCTATCCacgtctgcacttgggttctttCATCGTCCGATTCCTAACAATATGTATTTGTAATATTCAAGTATAGGCTTCTTAAGCCACCTTCTCAAAAACATTCAGGCTATCTGgagaataaaaaaatctaatttaagactttaaaaacttttaagaaACTGCAAATTTAAAGGTGAAAAAAACATGATATTGTAACCCCTTTAATTTTTATCCCAAACAAACACTTGTAAGCActactttaaaaatgtgtaCTGCCCCTTTAAGTGTGAGCTTGCGCAGAGAGTGCGTGCACGCTGCAAGGCAGAGTGTATGTGTAAACAGCAGGGAGAGAACGCATGCAATGTGAGTAATGCTGACTTGTTCGATTAAAATGAGCTTGTATATTGCAAATTTAAGTTGAATAGCTGGTTTATTGTTTTACATGCTTGCTGTGAAGTtgaattgaaaaactgtggaaGAGTGCTGAAGTCGAAAAGCACTTGTTGCTTTCTGTGATTGTTTACTGAGACATTCTGGTGAGTGTATTTTATGTACATGATTATTTTTTCGTCATATCGTGTTATTATTTGAGCAAAACCAGTCAGAATGTATaaatgtcaacaaaaatgtGCTTAAATTGTTAATGTGAAGAGTTAAATATGCTAAGATGAGCCATGTAGCATCACGATGCTAGTTTTGCTAATCGTGTGAAGCCTCGTGCAATGctcatgttgttgttgttaattTCACATGTAGAATGTACTTGCTAAAGTATAAAATGAAACTGTGCTAATTTAAATGATGTAAAAGTGTGTTAGCAGTGTCCAAACTGTTAAAGGTTGTTAAAAGATAAGGTTTTGTTTTATAAACTTTATCAAAGAAGGAAAAAggggaaaaaaacattatagttAAAGACATGTAATCTCTCTTTTTAGGGAtggtttaagtgttataatgtGTTGATTTAATCAATTTACAATGTATGTTGTGCAGACTGGTTTTTGGTTCCTGGACAAATTGTTGGAGGATGTGATTGACCCCTGAATCATCTGAGTGGATTCTTCTGGATATCTCTTTGTCATTTTGCCTTGTGTTTCAACTCTTCCGCTCTTGTTCTTCTGTTCTTGAGAACCTGGAGTGTTATTTCTGGGAAGCGGTAGGACTGAGACATTATTTCATACACATTGCCCGGGACTGAGAcattttttttccttacatATTCCCCTGTATCCAAAGGAGAAGGAAAAACGGAACATTTAAATATTGGGGATATGCTTTTTGAAATACTTGAGTTATAATTGTACTGTTTATATTTGTTTCAATCTAATTGtcaatttattttcattaattgAGTGTTTTTTGAAGTGCCAGAAGGAAAAAAAAGGGGAAACCATTCACCTATATTgccacaatatatatatattcctgGCTAATTGTTCTTCGTGTGTgccattgattttttttatatatatttccatTCATGTTGTTTTCACATGTTCTTTGAGAATCAGAGTACTTGACTTGATTGAAAAGTGCCCTAAAAGCTCCTTGAACGAACTTAGAGGAACAGACATTTAGGTTTAGATAAGCCCTGAGACAGGGGTTACATAATAAGTGGCGAGCCAGCCAGGAGCTTGGGttaatttctttaatttcttttgAAGTCTTAATTAtatcagcaaatatatttttttaaagattttcatTCATTATTCTAAAAGTGGGTTTTACACTTTAAACTTATTCTGAGTTAATTAGATATCCTAAGAAAAAGAATGGATCTTTGTAACCGATATAGGGTGCATGGGCAAAGTTGCTTGTATGTCACGGGGGTAGACAAAAACTGCACAAATGAAGATATAACAAGTTTTTTTGAAGTAAATGGGGAGATTGCAAAAATAATTAGGGTGCCTGATGAGCCAGATCAGCCCACAGGCAGAGTTCTCGTTCAATACTCCTCTGAACGCTCAGTTCTAAGGATCAACCCTGATAGTCTCGGTGAACTGCCAAATCCTAAAGACCCCTCCATGACGTGGTGTGTTAGAACAGTCCGTGACTTATGTCAAGAAAGTTTGGGCAGAGAACTTGCATTGAGATACATGGAGGAGCTGAATGCTATTGCCGGCAGTGGTCGAGTGGGGTTCATGCTCGCTCTTCAGAATGAGCTCCAGAGCCTCCAGCTTGAATCAAATGACATGCAAGATGCTGAAGCAAACCCCCATACTACGGTTCGTAGCCCTGGACATGACAATTCTGAAATAGCCAATGTAGAGTCTGCCTCGGCCGAGTCAATCAGATCTCAGACAATGACTTCAAATGTTTCCCCATTGTACGttccaaataaacaaatacatgtTGATGAAAGTATGATTAACCCACCTCATGTACAGAAGGTAGTTGTGGAGCATGTAATCCGTAACGAAACTGCTCACTCACCTTTGAGACATACCCGTATCCGCACGTTCTCCGGCAGGACCCCCAAGCCAAATGGGGAAGTTGACTATGAGACGTGGCGTGCCCAAGTTGATCTCTTACTTTCTGACCCCTTCTTCTCAGACCCTCAGAAAGCGAGAATGATTTTAGAGAGCCTGCTTAGCCCAGCAGCTGACATTGTCAAGCCCTTAGGTGTAAATTCTTCACCTAGCTCTTACCTCAACCAGATTGAATCTGCTTTTGGCATCGTAGAAGATGGAGAGGAGCTCTTTGCCACCTTCCTGAATTCAAATCAAAATGCGGGGGAAAAGCCTTCAGTTTACCTGCAAAGACTGAACACTCTTCTTACCCGTGCAATATCTAGAGGGGGAGCCAGTGCTGCAGACTCCCGTAAACATTTGCTTCGCCAGTTCTGTCGAGGGTGCTGGGATCAGCCCATGTTCGTAGTTCTTCATCTTGATCTTTGTATAGACAATCCACCATTTTTTCCTGAACTTTTGCTCTCTGTGAGGACTGAGGAAGATAAAAGGGCAGCTAAGCTAGACCGAATTAAAAAACATCTTGGCAGCACAAAAGCAGCTGCGCATGCTCACTCTGTGTATGGCATACCGGTTAATGTAGAACTCCCACCTGAGTCAACAAATAAATCACAAGATGAAACTCAAAAGCTCAAAGGAGAAATAGCTGCACTGAAAAAACAAGTTGCGTACTTATCAAAGCAAGCTGAAACAAAACGGAGTGAAATAAAATCTGTGAAAGACTCTAACGAAAGTACAGTTACTGGTGAATGCCTGGTGGCCAGCTCCAGAGAGACATCTAACTCTATGGCCATGCCAAAACCCTGGTTCTGTTTCAAGTGCGGTGGGGATGGACACATTGCAATTCACTGCAGTGAAGAACCCAACCCTGAGCTTGTTCGTAAAAAGAATTCACAGCTGAGAGAAAGACGAGAGAAGTACAGGAAATTACATGAAACATCACAGTCTTTAAACTTGTAGCAGCCCCTGCTACGGGACATTCAGGAGCTGCCGGCACTCATACTCGTCCCACAATGATGTTACACGATACAGCCAATTATGCTGGAGAAACCCAAGCAAACAGGATTAAAGATGAACTTTTGCCAAAAAACCTTATTGGCCAACGTTGTGTTGCTTCTGTTCTTGTTGAAGGCATTCAGTGTGACTCTCTCTTAGATACTGGGTCTCAAGTTACAACTGTCTCTGAGACATTTTATCTGACATACCTTTCTTCTCTTCCCATCCAGCCTATTCATTCTTTGTTCGAGGTTGAAGGTGCTGGTGGACAGAATGTTCCATACCTTGGCTACATCCAAGTTGTCATAACTTTCCCCTGTACTGTCACAGGTATAGAGGAGGAGCTCTCATCCCTTGTACTCGTTGTTCCAGACTGTCACTTCAACAGTAAAGTCCCCCTGTTGATTGGAACAAATGTTCTTGACCGCTTGTATCAACAGGGCATAGAGAGAAAAGGGGCCAAGTTCTTACAAAACCCTGGTGCCAACCGTGATTATGCTTTGCTTTTTCAGCAGGTTGCTCAGAATTATGAAAGTGAGAGGAAATCTTTTCAAGTGAGAGCGTTAGGGAAAGGCCCCATCACTATCCCTGCCAAACAAGAGACATGTATCCCTGGTCAAGTGAGGATCAAAGACCTTACAAAAGATGTATTTGTTTTAGAGCAACCTGAGTCTTTTCCCTTGCCGGGTGGTCTTATTCTCGAATGTGCTGTGGTCAGTGTCCCATACTGGGCCCGTTCCAAAATCCCTGTCATCTTAAAGAACATAACTGATCATGACATTACTCTTCATCCCAAGCGTGTGATCGCTGAGATGTCAGCTGCTCATGTTCTACCTTTGAAGACTGAGCTTTTGTCTTGTTCTGCTCAGGTGCCATGTGGAAAGCTTGTGTTTGATCTTGATGATTCGCCGATTCCAGAGGAATGGAAAAAACGTGTCTCTGATAAACTCAATTCCATGTCAGAGGTCTTTGCAGTTGACGACTTGTCATACGGCCATGCTACCGCAGTAAAGCACCACATTAGATTACAGGATGAGACACCTTTTAAGGAACGACCTAGGCCAATTCATCCAAATGACAGAGAAGCTGTTAAGCAACACCTCAGGGAGCTCTTAGATGCTGGGATAATCAGAGAGTCTGAGAGCCCTTTCGCATCACCAATTGTAGTGGTTCGCAAAAAGAATGGACAAATCAGGCTTTGTATTGATTATAGAAAGCTCAACATGCGCACCATAAAAGATGCATATGCAC
This sequence is a window from Misgurnus anguillicaudatus chromosome 24, ASM2758022v2, whole genome shotgun sequence. Protein-coding genes within it:
- the LOC141361570 gene encoding paraneoplastic antigen Ma3 homolog; this translates as MDLCNRYRVHGQSCLYVTGVDKNCTNEDITSFFEVNGEIAKIIRVPDEPDQPTGRVLVQYSSERSVLRINPDSLGELPNPKDPSMTWCVRTVRDLCQESLGRELALRYMEELNAIAGSGRVGFMLALQNELQSLQLESNDMQDAEANPHTTVRSPGHDNSEIANVESASAESIRSQTMTSNVSPLYVPNKQIHVDESMINPPHVQKVVVEHVIRNETAHSPLRHTRIRTFSGRTPKPNGEVDYETWRAQVDLLLSDPFFSDPQKARMILESLLSPAADIVKPLGVNSSPSSYLNQIESAFGIVEDGEELFATFLNSNQNAGEKPSVYLQRLNTLLTRAISRGGASAADSRKHLLRQFCRGCWDQPMFVVLHLDLCIDNPPFFPELLLSVRTEEDKRAAKLDRIKKHLGSTKAAAHAHSVYGIPVNVELPPESTNKSQDETQKLKGEIAALKKQVAYLSKQAETKRSEIKSVKDSNESTVTGECLVASSRETSNSMAMPKPWFCFKCGGDGHIAIHCSEEPNPELVRKKNSQLRERREKYRKLHETSQSLNL